TCTTCCAGCAGAGTAGCAGTCCGTGGTGATGCTCTCGGCTGAACGGCTGAAGTTCCTTTTGGCGTTTCAGAGGCTTGGATGTACTCATGTCGGAAGGTGTATGGGTTCAAGCTAATGGGGTTGACGAACTGTTCCTATAATAGTCAATTTTATAGTTGAACATCTCAGCCATCTGTCTTGCACGCCATTTGGCTTCTTCAGCCCGTTCGCCATCAAAGTGTTTGTCAACGGTAGCAAAGAACAATTTGAGCCAGCGCTCAAAATGCAGTTTTTCAACAGGCAACTTAGCGTGGGGCGGAAACGGACTTCCGTGATAAGTGTGTTCTTCAAGTAGCACCGTTTGCCAAAACCGGTACATTTTCTCCAGATGCTCGGGCCAACGGTCTTGTATCACTTCATCGAAAATCGGTCCGATGAGTTCATCCTTACGAACGCTGTCGTAAAACAGGTCCACCAATAGTTTGATGTCTTCTATATGCGCAATGTCTTTTTTCATTAGAAAAAAGAGTTGTAAAGGTCCGGTGTCAAATAGGTGGTCAGGTAGAATATTGCAAAAGCCGTAAAAGAGATAACCAATGCCCAAACCCAAGCGGGAATGGCCTTTGGTGTTTCCGAACCGTTGATGATGAATTGATCACTCGTCTCACTTCCGTAGGCATTGACAGTTATGGGTATTTGCGTGTCGATCACTTCGTTGTCTGAAAGTCCTACAACGACAATCTCTGGTCCGTTTCTTACCTCAAACGGAATAACCCGAATGCCTTCTACACCGCTGCTACTTTTAGCAACGATCTTGAGCTGGTGTTTGCCATCCGGTATTTTGGTGGTGTCGAGCGTGAACTTTACGGGTGGTTTGAACTCCCCGAAAGGTGTTGGTGCATCATCCAGAAATAGACGCACGTTTCTGTTGTCCTCCAATTGTTCAGAACCCTTCATTGGTAACAATATTTTTAATGTGTTCGGGGTTGTTTTCGTTCGGTTTTACGAGGAATTTGATAGCTAAACCTAAAGCTACAGCCACTATGAGAATGGCACTTCCCATGATCAAATAGTCAACCGTTCCATCAGGCCCGGCACCATGCGTGAATTCTTGTAGCACTCTCGGTTGGTTTCGCTTGCACACTTCGCAAGCAAATGCGGTTGCCGATGACAGGAAAAGAATCAGTGAGACAATCGGTTTTTTCATGGTTGTTCGCTCATTACCAGTTCTCGGATTTTGGTTACTTCTTCAACACTTACTTTTCGGGCACGATTGCCCCAACTGCTGCGTTCGTGGTTCATTATCGCGGTAATTTCTTTATCGTTGAGTTGAGCCGCGAAACTTGGCATTTGGCCGTAATCCGGGCGGGCGTCATATCCCTGAAGAATAATTCGGATCAACGTTTCGGGATCTTCATCGTTTATAATGCTACTGCCTGCAAGTGGGGGAAATGCACCTGGCAGACCTTTTCCTGTTGCTTGATGACAGGCTGCGCAGGTATTCATGAACAGGTTTTCTCCGTCAGGAAGGTCATCTGTCTGTTGCTCTTCGCTTTTGTCACTCTTTTTAGTCTCGTCTTTCTTCTTTTTCATTGGAATGAACGATGAAGCACTTGGCATTTCGGCTTGTTTCAGCGATTGTAGATAGGCAACCAGATCAAGTGCTTTTTCCGTGGCCGTGATCTTTTTTCCTGTTTGGTTAAAATGCGTCTTTCCAACTGGAACTATCACATCGTCCTCGGTAATAAGTGCCTCGTCTTTCGCTTCGAATAACCACGGGTAAGAAGGCATAATAGATGCCTCTACCACAGCCCGTGGATTGTAGAGATGTATCAGATGCCAATCGATACCGGGTTGCCGTTTCCCAATATTGGTCAGGTCAGGCCCCGTACGCTCGCTGCCGAGCAACGAGGGTGACTGTCGCAGAATGCCCATTCGCTGCTTGTTGTAGAAGTAGTCGGAAGGAATTGAAGGGCGGTCTCCCCACATCTTGTCCATTTCAATGCCTCTAACCTGTTGAGTATGACACGCCACACAGCCTTCAGAAATGTATGTTTCGAGGCCTCTGCGTTCTGCTGCGCTTAGCGGTTTTTGATCGGGCAATGGTTGTACATCTTGCATCTGCGAAGCAGGAATAATGGCAATCCCTGTACTCAATAACACAAATCCGAGAATGGCCGTCCGTACGAGTGCTCTATGATCTTTATGGAAATTGAACATGTCTTAGGCGTTTACAGTTTTCAATTGATGAACAGAAACTGTCTCAGACGATTTTCGGACCATCAAATAGAAATTATAGGCGAAAACCAAGTGAGATAAGAACATCAGAGACCCACCAACAGCTCGCCAGATCCAGTACTTTTTCATCAGGATGACCGATTGAATGAACGGATGTCCATCCAACCAACTGATGCCTTTGAGTGTGCCTCCCGCCATCATCGAGATCATGTAAGCAAACAGTCCGATGAAGGCCATCCAGAAATGCGCACCCACCAATATCTGAGGTGGTTCTTTGCCGCGTAGCTTCGGTACAATGGTGTAAATGCATGCCCACAGTATGAAGGTGATGATGCCGTACATGGTCATGTGAGAATGGGCCACATTGAAGTCGGTGAAATGCCACACGTAATTAGTAAATCGGAATGCCTGAAAACTTCCCTGAGAGGATCCTACAAAGTAGAAAACCACCCCTACCAAGAAGAAGGGTAGTACATAGCTTTTAGAAATATGGCTCCAACTTCCTCGCATGGTCATCAGAAAGTTGGTGCTTCCCGCAATAACTGGAATGAACATACCTGCACTAAATACAATGGCCACCGTCTGCAACCACCAGGGTAATGGGCTGAATACGAAATGGTGCGTGCCTATAAGTGTGTAGAACAACATTTGCGTCCAGAATGCTAACACACCTAAAGAGTAGGAGTAAATAGGCTTGTTGAGGGTAGAGGGCAGGTAATAATATGTAAGCCCCAAAGTGAAGGTCATGAACCACATGCCAACGCCTTGGTGCATGTAATATCCTTGAATGACGGTTTCGCCCAAACCGTTCTGGAACCAAGGCATGTAACCGATAATGCTCAGAATGATGGTCCAACCGAGAGCGGCCAGAATAAACCAGTTAGAGATGTATATCTCAGAGATTTTTCGGCTGGCCACGGTACGGTAAAAATTTCGAAAAGTGAGAATGAGCCCCAAGGCAAAGAGCAACATGACCGGCCAGATGTATTCGCGGTATTCGCCACCACCGTTATTGATACCAGACATGAGACAGAGATTGCCAAGCAGAACTGAAAGGTTTATCAATCCGAAGGCAAGCCAAGAACGTTTGTAGCTGTGTAGGTTGATGTTTGAGGTTCGGGTGATCACGAAATGACCAAGACCTATCATGGCCAAAGATCCCCATCCCCAGAATACGGTGTTTGTGTGTACTGGGCGTAATCTCCCGAACGAAAGCCAAGAAACGCTATCCAGCTCCGGCCAAACGAATTTCATTCCGAGGTATTGACCGATGGTGGTTCCGAAAACGAGCCAAAAAACAGCAGCACCCAAGTACCAGACAATCAATTTTGTGAGTTCTTCAGGTGTCTGAAGGTTGAGATCGGTCTTTTTTTTTTCGTC
The sequence above is drawn from the Flavobacteriales bacterium genome and encodes:
- a CDS encoding globin; this encodes MKKDIAHIEDIKLLVDLFYDSVRKDELIGPIFDEVIQDRWPEHLEKMYRFWQTVLLEEHTYHGSPFPPHAKLPVEKLHFERWLKLFFATVDKHFDGERAEEAKWRARQMAEMFNYKIDYYRNSSSTPLA
- a CDS encoding cytochrome C, whose product is MEDNRNVRLFLDDAPTPFGEFKPPVKFTLDTTKIPDGKHQLKIVAKSSSGVEGIRVIPFEVRNGPEIVVVGLSDNEVIDTQIPITVNAYGSETSDQFIINGSETPKAIPAWVWALVISFTAFAIFYLTTYLTPDLYNSFF
- a CDS encoding c-type cytochrome, whose protein sequence is MFNFHKDHRALVRTAILGFVLLSTGIAIIPASQMQDVQPLPDQKPLSAAERRGLETYISEGCVACHTQQVRGIEMDKMWGDRPSIPSDYFYNKQRMGILRQSPSLLGSERTGPDLTNIGKRQPGIDWHLIHLYNPRAVVEASIMPSYPWLFEAKDEALITEDDVIVPVGKTHFNQTGKKITATEKALDLVAYLQSLKQAEMPSASSFIPMKKKKDETKKSDKSEEQQTDDLPDGENLFMNTCAACHQATGKGLPGAFPPLAGSSIINDEDPETLIRIILQGYDARPDYGQMPSFAAQLNDKEITAIMNHERSSWGNRARKVSVEEVTKIRELVMSEQP
- a CDS encoding cytochrome oxidase subunit I, with protein sequence MKKPFSSLLATAILLIANRSVAQEVTSENWITSPGIIGTIILVTLVLVVAVIIVLARLSNYLRTVQKEDDETSKLAFKKELLEMEGSEIDELLSKRKAALEYKLKGSELGGEQTASDDQGLIKRAENEPDNPLFDEKKKTDLNLQTPEELTKLIVWYLGAAVFWLVFGTTIGQYLGMKFVWPELDSVSWLSFGRLRPVHTNTVFWGWGSLAMIGLGHFVITRTSNINLHSYKRSWLAFGLINLSVLLGNLCLMSGINNGGGEYREYIWPVMLLFALGLILTFRNFYRTVASRKISEIYISNWFILAALGWTIILSIIGYMPWFQNGLGETVIQGYYMHQGVGMWFMTFTLGLTYYYLPSTLNKPIYSYSLGVLAFWTQMLFYTLIGTHHFVFSPLPWWLQTVAIVFSAGMFIPVIAGSTNFLMTMRGSWSHISKSYVLPFFLVGVVFYFVGSSQGSFQAFRFTNYVWHFTDFNVAHSHMTMYGIITFILWACIYTIVPKLRGKEPPQILVGAHFWMAFIGLFAYMISMMAGGTLKGISWLDGHPFIQSVILMKKYWIWRAVGGSLMFLSHLVFAYNFYLMVRKSSETVSVHQLKTVNA